In Bacillus pumilus, the sequence AATTGATAGAAAAGCTGTTCAAGCGTGACATTGTACCAGCCTGCGATATGAAACAGCTCGTGTTTTGCTCCGTAGATGGCGACACCTTGCTGCGGCGCAAAGATGTAAATGGCGATGTTGTTGATCACTAGGAAAATCGCCAGGACGATCACCACGAAGGATATATCACGAAGTCGCACGTTCGACAGCTGAAAGAATACGATACTGGCGGCTAGCATAAACACTAATACGCCTGTATCATACGTGAGCATCGCTGCGGATGACCAGAGGATAAAGCAAATGAGTTTGGTTGCACCTGTCAGCCGGTGAATCGGCGACGGGCGATCGATATAGGACAGCATGTCTACAGCCATGTCATTCGTTCCTTTCTGTCAACCTCAATGAAGCGATCCACGAGTTCATTTGGATTCGGCCAGTCTGCTTTCAGCGCCAGTTCATACAGCGACGTTTCCTTTAAACTCGCCTTTTGGACAAGCAGCTGATCCGTCAGCACTTTGGCCGGTGTGTCATCTGCGATTTTTTCTCCATCTGACATCACAATGGTTCTTGTTGTGTATTCGAGCATCAAATGCATATCATGGGTGATCATGAAGATCGTGACACCTTGTTTGTTTAATTGCTCTAAAAACGTCATCATTTCTGTATAATGTCTAAAATCCTGTCCGGCGGTTGGCTCGTCTAAAATGATGATTTCAGGTTCTAATACAAGAATAGACGCAATGGTGACGCGTTTTTTCTGTCCAAAGCTGAGGGCCGAGATGGGCCAATTCCGAAATGGAAACAGACCGCATACTTTCAGAACCCGCTCCACCCGTTCCTTGATTTCGTCTTCTCGTACGCCTCTTAAAACGAGACCAAGTGCGACCTCGTCAAAGATCATTTGTTTTGAAATCATTTGATTTGGGTTTTGCATGACGACACCGATTCGTTCGGAGCGTTGTTTGATCGTATCTCCTGTGATGTCATCACCATTTAAAAGGATTGTCCCTTCAGTTGGCTTTTCAAACGCGCAGAGCAGCTTGGACAATGTCGTCTTGCCCGCACCATTGGCTCCTGCGATGCTGATCATTTCTCCTTTTTTGACGGTAAAAGAGATGTTGCTCAGCGTGTTTGGTCTTGTCGGATAGTCAAAGCTCAGCTCACGTACTTCTAGTAAATCCTGCGCTGCAATCTGCTCTGTTTGATGCTCAGATGCTTCCATCCACTGTTCGATTTTCTCTTTTGCCTCTTCATCTAAGGTGAGGTGCTGTAAATTAGCTAACTGATCTCCTGGTGCGACCGGAATGCCTGCATATTTCCAGGCCTTCACATATAATGGCTCGCGCAAATATGCCGCTTCCAACACATTTGAAGCGAGTAATTCATCTGGTGTCATATCAGCCGCAATCGTTCCGTCATTGACAACGATGATGCGGTCCACATGACGAAAGAGGACGTCCTCTAATCGGTGCTCGACCATCACGACGGTTTTTTTCGTTTCTTTTTGCAGTCGATCGATGAGATCGATCACTTCTTTGCCAGTAGCAGGATCAAGGCTTGCAAGTGGTTCATCAAATAATAAAATGTCGACATCGTTGACAAGTACACCTGCAATGGCTACACGCTGTTTTTGACCGCCTGACAGCTCATGCACGGATGCTGCCAGCTTGCCGTCTACTTCTGTTAATCTCGCCGCTTCTGCTACACGGGCTTTCATCTCTTCGCGCGTGACCTGATCATTTTCAAGCGTAAACGCGATGTCTTCACCAACGGTCAGCCCGATAAATTGCCCATCAGGGTCCTGCAGCACCGTCCCGACAAGCTGTGAGAGGGAGAAAATGTTTTCTTTCTCTGCATTCTTACCGCCGATGTGAAGACTTCCTTCCATAGACCCTTTATAAGACGCAGGAACTAGCCCATTGATACAATGGGCTAGTGTGCTTTTTCCCGATCCAGACGGGCCTGCGATGAGGACTTTTTCCCCTTCATAGATGGTCAGGTTGATATCTTTCAATGTCGGTTCTGACTGACTGCGATACTTGAATCCGAAATGCTCGAATTGAATCATCGGTTTCTTCATTTACGTGTTCCACCTTGCTTCATGATGTTTCTTTCGATAGGCTGCCGCTTTTGCTTCTCGTTTTCGCATAAGCTGCAATGATGATTGTTCCTAGTACACCGACTGTGATGATGTTCGAAATTCCTGCTACGATACCTTGCACAAACACTTTGTTCGCAGGTTCTGCATAGATCACAATGTCGAGTACAGGGGCAATGACAAACCAGCCTAATGCCTGTGCGCCTGCTTGTACGGCGTTGAAGAGCGTGATCTTTTTCCAGCCGAAGTCGCCCTCTTCTACTTTTAAACGGTTTGAAATGAAGCCGATCAGTAAACCAACAACACCCGAAACAATAATCCAGCTCCACCAAGGGCCAAATGTGGTGGCATCTTTAATGAGATGGCCAATAAAACCAATCAGTGCGCCTGCAACAGGACCAAATAAAACGGCCATTAATGCAAGGAATGCGTACGATGTTTCAATTTGTGTATTCGGAATTCCAGTTGGAATGGAGACGAAGCGTCCTAAAATGACAAAGACGGCTGCGCCAATTCCGATGGCAACGACAGTTTTCGTTGAAAGTTGTTTACCTGCCATGATGTTGTTTCCTCCTCTTATTCGTATATAATGCGCGGAGCTTTGCGAATCGAAAGGCGCCAGCCTGTGCCTGTACCGATGTTATAAGCCTTTGCAAATGACCCTTGATTGATCGCCACGCCTAAATGATCGAGTGAATTGACATATACGAGTGGTTCGCCTACCTTTAAATCGGCAAAAGATCGTCCATAGGTCATGATATTTTTATACACATTTTTCGGGCCGTTGGCAATGGTAACTTCTATTGCATCACCATAATTGATTGAAAGTTGTTCAAATAACGTGTGATGAATGTTTGTCCATAGGTTTCCGAACCTCACATCTAAAATATCAATTGTTCCTGTGATCACTTCCTCTTCGGCATAAGCCTTTACGACTGGAAGGTGAATAATATCATCAATATTCGCCTTTGATCCGACTTCTTCAAAAGAAATCACGCCTGAAGCAATTCTCGCGCCTGTATACGCGTAAATATCTCTCCCATGGAATGTATGTGATTTTCCCGACTTCGGCAGCCGGTTAATGGTTTCATCTAAATAACGGGCTTCCACAATCCCAATATCCTGCGCGACGTGCGTGAGTGTCCCGTTATCTGGGGTAATGATATAGTGCGAGCTTGTTGTTTTGACGACAAGACTCTTTCGCTCTGATCCAACGCCCGGGTCAACAACGGATACGAAGACCGTTTCTTCCGGCCAATATGTGACGGTTTGCAGCAGGCGATAAGATGCCTCCCAAATGTCATATTGCGGAATGTTGTGTGTTAAATCAAAAATGCGGATGTTGCTGCTTACCGTATTTGCCACTCCGTACATTGCGCTGACTGCTCCGTCATCAATGCCGAAATCTGATTGTAAAACCAATGCATGTTCACTCATGTTAATCTCCCTTTCATTTTAAAAAATGGTTGTGGTGTTTCACGTGGAACATTTGAACATTTGTATGAAAAAAGTGGACAATAAAAAATACCCCATCCTTATCTTTGAATCATAAGGACGAGGTATTTGTCTCGTGGTACCACCTTTATTTACTGTTTGCTCGCGCTAAACAGCCTCTACAAGTACAAAGCTCCAATCTGGCTCATATACTGTGGTTTTGATAACGAGTACCAACTCTCGTCGTGACCTACTGATATCAAAGATATGTTCAGTACGAGGCTCAGAGACCATTTTTCGAATCATTATTTTTGCTTCTTTTCAGCTGCCGAAGCTCTCTGTGGAAAAATTGATGATTGTACTTTCTCTCGTCATTGCCTGTTCAACTATTTTGAATTAAAGCTATCATACATGATGTTATTTTATAAATCAAGATATTTTTCTGAACATTTTTAAAAATGAGTCAACTGATACTGGAAGAGTCTTCTTTTTATAAAATTTAAACAAATGTTAAAGAGCGAGATATGGTGTCTTTCTTTTCTAGCGTTATAATAAAGAGGAAGGGAGGTACAGTGTGTGTGGACCATCTGTATGAATGAGTTTAAGCAGCTCTTCAAAAGCACAAAATCCATCTTAACAATTGTTATTATTTTCATTTTATCTACTTTTGTATCAAGTCTTCCATTTATAGCTGCTTATCAAGGGAAATGGGAACAGGCAAAGGACCCTTATTCCATTGGGAATGAACTGGTGATGTCTTTATTTGGTTTTTTCCTTATTTTTTTATTGTCTCATGATATTATGAGTCGCGAAATTCACTTGAAAACCATTCGTTTTCTCGTCAGTAAAACGACCCGTTTGAATATTATCGTCGGAAAATATCTTGGACTGATGCTGTTTTGGCTCAGCTGCATTATGACGACATATGTACTGAATATGGTGATTTCACATCGTTTTCTGTTCTCTGATGCCTTAAAAACCTTAACCTTTATCAGTGTCGGCATCTCATGTACTTTGTTTCTGTCCATGCTCTTTCCAACACCGCAGAAATCGATGTTTGTCGGTATGTTGTTTTCCTTTCTTTTCCCAATCGTCAGTATGATTTCTGTTCTCTCTTCAGAACGGTTGATTCATTGGTTCAAATACATGACGCCTTATTATTATGCGCGATGGAATGAACCGCTGACCTATGTGCTGATGAATGCAGCATTGACCGTTGTCTTACTCATTGGAACTGCGCTGCTGTTTCAAAGGAGGGATGTCTAAATGCTACATACAAAAGGGCTTACAAAAAAATATCGAACAAAAGTTGCAGTAGATCATATCAACCTTGATGTCAATCAAGGCGATATCTTCGGACTCATCGGACCAAAGGGTGCTGGTAAGACCACGTTTTTCAATATCATTACGGGAATTTCCCGCCCGACCTCTGGTACGTTTACAATGATGGACATGCCTTCGTTAAAAAAAGTGAGGCATCACATCGGTGTTCTGCCTGAATATACGGATTTATATGAAGGGCTCACGGCACTTGAGCATATTGCCTATTTATCAAAAATTACCGGTACACGCCAGAAAACGAGCGATTATGAAGAATTACTCGAATTCGTCGGTTTACATCGCTATCATCAGGAGAAAGTCGGTGCCTTTACTCCTGGTATGAAGAAGCGGCTCGGAATTGCGCAGGCAATCGCCCATCAACCTGAATTTATTTTGCTCGACGAGCCTTTTGCCGATATTGATTCAGATTCTATCTTGAATATCCAGCGGGTCATTGATACGTTAAAAGATGAAGGCAAAACCGTCTTTTTAACAACTGACCGTCCACGGTTCACAAATAGTATCTGTACCAAAACTGCGTTCATTTCTGAAGGAAAATTAGTGTCCCCACATACTTATCCTCAAGAGAAAACCATCACATCCTCAAACATTCGTGCAACATTCAAGCATGCATGGATTGATGATGAGGTGAAGCCTGTTCTCACGCAGTATTTACAAACTGTGGGAACAGATC encodes:
- a CDS encoding SAM hydrolase/SAM-dependent halogenase family protein encodes the protein MSEHALVLQSDFGIDDGAVSAMYGVANTVSSNIRIFDLTHNIPQYDIWEASYRLLQTVTYWPEETVFVSVVDPGVGSERKSLVVKTTSSHYIITPDNGTLTHVAQDIGIVEARYLDETINRLPKSGKSHTFHGRDIYAYTGARIASGVISFEEVGSKANIDDIIHLPVVKAYAEEEVITGTIDILDVRFGNLWTNIHHTLFEQLSINYGDAIEVTIANGPKNVYKNIMTYGRSFADLKVGEPLVYVNSLDHLGVAINQGSFAKAYNIGTGTGWRLSIRKAPRIIYE
- a CDS encoding ABC transporter permease subunit, translated to MWTICMNEFKQLFKSTKSILTIVIIFILSTFVSSLPFIAAYQGKWEQAKDPYSIGNELVMSLFGFFLIFLLSHDIMSREIHLKTIRFLVSKTTRLNIIVGKYLGLMLFWLSCIMTTYVLNMVISHRFLFSDALKTLTFISVGISCTLFLSMLFPTPQKSMFVGMLFSFLFPIVSMISVLSSERLIHWFKYMTPYYYARWNEPLTYVLMNAALTVVLLIGTALLFQRRDV
- a CDS encoding ABC transporter ATP-binding protein, yielding MKKPMIQFEHFGFKYRSQSEPTLKDINLTIYEGEKVLIAGPSGSGKSTLAHCINGLVPASYKGSMEGSLHIGGKNAEKENIFSLSQLVGTVLQDPDGQFIGLTVGEDIAFTLENDQVTREEMKARVAEAARLTEVDGKLAASVHELSGGQKQRVAIAGVLVNDVDILLFDEPLASLDPATGKEVIDLIDRLQKETKKTVVMVEHRLEDVLFRHVDRIIVVNDGTIAADMTPDELLASNVLEAAYLREPLYVKAWKYAGIPVAPGDQLANLQHLTLDEEAKEKIEQWMEASEHQTEQIAAQDLLEVRELSFDYPTRPNTLSNISFTVKKGEMISIAGANGAGKTTLSKLLCAFEKPTEGTILLNGDDITGDTIKQRSERIGVVMQNPNQMISKQMIFDEVALGLVLRGVREDEIKERVERVLKVCGLFPFRNWPISALSFGQKKRVTIASILVLEPEIIILDEPTAGQDFRHYTEMMTFLEQLNKQGVTIFMITHDMHLMLEYTTRTIVMSDGEKIADDTPAKVLTDQLLVQKASLKETSLYELALKADWPNPNELVDRFIEVDRKERMTWL
- a CDS encoding ABC transporter ATP-binding protein, whose protein sequence is MLHTKGLTKKYRTKVAVDHINLDVNQGDIFGLIGPKGAGKTTFFNIITGISRPTSGTFTMMDMPSLKKVRHHIGVLPEYTDLYEGLTALEHIAYLSKITGTRQKTSDYEELLEFVGLHRYHQEKVGAFTPGMKKRLGIAQAIAHQPEFILLDEPFADIDSDSILNIQRVIDTLKDEGKTVFLTTDRPRFTNSICTKTAFISEGKLVSPHTYPQEKTITSSNIRATFKHAWIDDEVKPVLTQYLQTVGTDLVISDDETSLLIRSEAQVPAIIRAFVKCKIDLYRVTAQDAMISS
- a CDS encoding ECF-type riboflavin transporter substrate-binding protein — encoded protein: MAGKQLSTKTVVAIGIGAAVFVILGRFVSIPTGIPNTQIETSYAFLALMAVLFGPVAGALIGFIGHLIKDATTFGPWWSWIIVSGVVGLLIGFISNRLKVEEGDFGWKKITLFNAVQAGAQALGWFVIAPVLDIVIYAEPANKVFVQGIVAGISNIITVGVLGTIIIAAYAKTRSKSGSLSKETS